The genomic segment CACCAGATCGGCGCGGTACTCGCTGAAGTCGACTTCGGCGGCGTCCCCGAGCACGGTCCGGACGGTGACCGCGTCGCCGCCGCGCTCCTTGGCGGTGGCTTCGGCCAGCGACAGCAACTCCGGCACGGCGTCGACCAGCACCAGGGTGCCGCCGCCGCGGTTGCGCAGTTCGGTCGCGAAGGCGGCACTCATCCCACCGGCGCCGGGGCCGATGTCGAGCACGGTCGGGTCGGCGGGCAGTGCGTCGGCGAACCGTGCCGCGACCTCGGCGTAGGCCTCGGTGGCGAGGCGGTCGGCCACCTTCAGCCGATCCGCCCGCGCCGCCCAGTCCATGTCGTCGTGGGTGTGCCCGTGCCCGTGGCCGTGCTGGTGTCCGGAAGCCATGCTCCCCATCTAACACGCAACCGCGGGTGGGGAAACGGCCCCCGAGCCGCTTCCCCACCCGTCGGTGGGCACCGGTCACACACTGATCGTGTTACCGCGCGGACCGGCTCGTCTGCCTGGTGACCCAGCGGCCGAGGCGTCCGTTCCGGAGCGACGGACGGGTGTGGCGCCACGTCCGGTCACCGCGCGCGGTGACGTGCAGGTCCTGTATTCGGGCTCTGGCCAGCTCTTCGTAGAGCAACATTTCGGTGATCTCCTTGATCGTGGTCGGCGCGGGGCTCGGTCGGCCGAACTCCGTGTCGTCATTGGTGTGGTCGTGCCGACCGGTCAGGTCGGTCAGCGGGCCGGTGTCGGTCATGCCGCCTCGATCTCCTGGCGCATCGGCTTCTCGGCGGCCGAGGACTGGGCCTCGACGGGGTTCTTGCGCGGGCGGCCACGGGGCCGCTTGCGCGCGACTACCGCGCCGCGCTCGAAGATTTCGCCGCCCCAGACGCCCCAGGGCTCGCGCCGGGCCAGTGCGCCCGCCAGGCAGGCCGCGCGGACCGGGCAGTCCACGCAGAGCACCTTGGCGCGCTCGAGTTCAGCCGGGGCCTCCGCGAACCACAGGTCCGCGTCGCCGGAGCGGCAGGGCAGCTCCCGCTCTGGCGAGGCAACGGCGTCCAGCAGGTCACCGACTCCGTACTCGTCGGTCAGCGCCTCCGCGAAGGCGAGTGCCGAAGACATTCCCGTTCTCCTTGTGTCGTAAGGATTTCTTGGTTGTTTTGGACATGAAAAACACGAAGGCCGCGGATCCGATGTACGGTTCCGCGGCCTTCGTGAGCCTGATCCTGACGGGACTGTCAGGGACCTCGCTCTAAGAGGGGAGGCGGAACACACAGCTGGATCTGCTTGACGCCGCGCGCGGCAACGGTCGGCAGGACATAGGTCGGCAGCGGCATCGGGATGACATTCCCGACCCCGGCTTCAGCGGCGAACTCGGCGGCGCGGCGGCCGCGGAACTGACGTTCCACAGCGGCGGCGAGCGTGAGGTGCTGAGCGGCCCAGGACATACCGGTCCCCCGGCGCGCACGCATATCCCGGCCGGCGGCGGCGCAGGACAGGGTTGTGCCAGGGTTACCGTTCAAGTAGAAAGTCTTCACGTCCCAGACACCTCCCATCCCCATCGCGGCGCTCGAGGCCAAGCTCGGCAAGCCGGTTCTTCCGGGTCGCTTCACCCGGGTACAAGCAGGTTATTGCCCATGGGGTGGCCGGGGCAACTTATTTTCCGGAAAAGTCCCCGAACCGCTGAAAAAGGCCACTGAACTGGGCTTATGCCGAAAAATCCAGTGGTGACCGAGCGCGCCGGGGCGGCTACGAGCCGACGGCTTCGCGGACCACCGCGAGGATCTCCGCACCGAAGCGTTCGAGCTTGGTCTGGCCGATGCCGGAGATCGACACCAGCGAGCTTTCGTCGACCGGGCACTGCTCGGCGATGGCGACCAGCGTGGCGTCGGTGAACACCACGAAAGCAGGGACCTTGAGTTCGCGCGACCGATTTACGCGCCACGAGCGCAGTCGGTCCAGCACCTGTTCGTCCACCGTGGACGGACAGCGATCGCACCGCCCCAGCTTGATGGCCATGGTCCCGGTCAGCGGACCCGAGCAGATCCGGCATGCCTGCCGCTGCCCGGAAGAACGCACCTGCGAACTCCGGGCGACCCGCGCGGCCGGATGGTTTTCGGGCAGCAGACCGTAGAGGAACCGGCTGCGACGCCGGTTTCGCCCGCTGCGGAACAGCGACCAGGTCAGCGACAGGTGCTCACGGGCTCGCGTCACCCCGACGTAGAAAAGGCGCCGTTCCTCTTCGATCGCGTTGTCGTCGCCGTCCGCGTGCTGGATCGGCAGCGTTCCTTCGGCGAGACCGACCAGGAACACCGCGTCCCATTCGAGGCCCTTCGCCGCGTGGAGCGAAGCCAGCGTGACGCCTTCGACGGTTGGCGGGTGCTGGGCGGCGGCCCGCTGCTCCAGTTCCGCGACGAACCGGTCGAGGTCGGCGCCTTCCACCGTCGCGGCGAGTTCCTCGGCCAGTTCGACCAGGGCGAGCAGCGCGTCCCAGCGTTCCTTGGCCGCGCCGCCGCCCGCGGGTGGCTGTTCGGTCAGGCCGACCGGCGCCAGCACCGCGCGCACCGAGTCGACGAACTCTCCCCGCTGCCCGGCCGCCGCCGCGCTCCGCAGGGAAATCACCGCCTGGCGGATTTCCTTCCGCTGGAAGAAACGTTCGCCACCGCGGACCAGGTACGGGATGTTCAGCTCGGCCAGCGCCTGCTCGTAGGCCTCCGACTGCGCGTTCACGCGGTAGAGGATCGCGATCTCGCTCGCGGGCACCCCGAGCTCGAGCAGGTCCTGCACCCGGGCCGCGACCGAGGTGGACTCGGTCGCCTCGTCCTCGTACTCGGCGAACCGCGGCTCCGGGCCGTCGGGCCGCTGGCCGATCAACCGCAGCCGCGAGCCGGCGGGCCGGTTGCGGGCGGCGCCGATGACCTTGTTCGCCAGCGCCACCACCTGCGGGGTCGACCGGTAGTCGCGTTCGAGCCGTACGACGGTGGCTTCCGGGAAGCGCCGGGTGAACTCGAGCAGCGGCCGGGGTGACGCACCGCCGAAGGAGTAGATGGTCTGGTTCGCGTCGCCGACGACGGTCAGGTCGTCGCGACCGCCGAGCCAGGCGTCGACCAGCCGCTGCTGCAACGGCGTCACGTCCTGGTACTCGTCGACCACGAAGCAGCGGTACCGGTCGCGGAACTCCTCGGCGACCGCGCTGTGTTCCTCGAGCGCGGCGATGGTGTGGAGCAGCAGGTCGTCGAAGTCGAGCAGCCGCGCGTTGTTCTTGAGTTCCTCGTACCCGCGGTAGACCTGCGCGATCCGGTCGGCGGGCTCGGGCGTGTCGCGGCGGAGGCGGGCGACGACGGCCGGGTAGTCGTCGGCCATGACGAGCGACGCCTTGGCCCATTCGATCTCGCTGGCCAGGTCCCGCAGCACCTCGATCTCGGTACCCAGTCCCGCCCGGTTGGCCGCCTGGCCGATCAGCCGCAGCTTGTTGTTGTCGATCAGGTCCCACTGCGGGCCACCGACGACCCGCGGCCAGAAGTACCGCAGCTGGCGCAGCGCGGCGGCGTGGAAGGTGCGAGCCTGCGCGCCCTCGACCCCGAGTCCACGCAGACGGGACCGCAGTTCGCCCGCGGCACGGTTGGTGAAGGTGACAGCGAGTACCTGCCCAGCAGCCACATGACCGGATCGGACCAGGTGAGCGATACGGTGCGTGATCGTACGGGTCTTGCCCGTCCCCGCCCCGGCGAGCACGCAAACGGGACCGCGTGGCGCCCCGGCGGCAGCGCGTTGTTCGGGGTCGAGCCCGTCGAGCAGGCCCGGCTTGGCTTCGGAGACGGATGCGCTACCCACTCCCGCATCCTCGCAGATGCCCTCGCCGGGCCTGCCCGTATCCTGGCGTATATGGCCGGAAAGCTGGACAAGGAAGCCGCCAAGCA from the Amycolatopsis magusensis genome contains:
- a CDS encoding WhiB family transcriptional regulator → MSSALAFAEALTDEYGVGDLLDAVASPERELPCRSGDADLWFAEAPAELERAKVLCVDCPVRAACLAGALARREPWGVWGGEIFERGAVVARKRPRGRPRKNPVEAQSSAAEKPMRQEIEAA
- a CDS encoding ATP-dependent DNA helicase UvrD2, producing the protein MGSASVSEAKPGLLDGLDPEQRAAAGAPRGPVCVLAGAGTGKTRTITHRIAHLVRSGHVAAGQVLAVTFTNRAAGELRSRLRGLGVEGAQARTFHAAALRQLRYFWPRVVGGPQWDLIDNNKLRLIGQAANRAGLGTEIEVLRDLASEIEWAKASLVMADDYPAVVARLRRDTPEPADRIAQVYRGYEELKNNARLLDFDDLLLHTIAALEEHSAVAEEFRDRYRCFVVDEYQDVTPLQQRLVDAWLGGRDDLTVVGDANQTIYSFGGASPRPLLEFTRRFPEATVVRLERDYRSTPQVVALANKVIGAARNRPAGSRLRLIGQRPDGPEPRFAEYEDEATESTSVAARVQDLLELGVPASEIAILYRVNAQSEAYEQALAELNIPYLVRGGERFFQRKEIRQAVISLRSAAAAGQRGEFVDSVRAVLAPVGLTEQPPAGGGAAKERWDALLALVELAEELAATVEGADLDRFVAELEQRAAAQHPPTVEGVTLASLHAAKGLEWDAVFLVGLAEGTLPIQHADGDDNAIEEERRLFYVGVTRAREHLSLTWSLFRSGRNRRRSRFLYGLLPENHPAARVARSSQVRSSGQRQACRICSGPLTGTMAIKLGRCDRCPSTVDEQVLDRLRSWRVNRSRELKVPAFVVFTDATLVAIAEQCPVDESSLVSISGIGQTKLERFGAEILAVVREAVGS